In Chryseobacterium sp. C-71, the genomic window TTTTTAATTCATAATTGTAAGAAATCTGAACCGTTCTCTCACCACCATTTGCGTTGATAGGATAAATTCTTGTTCTGAAATTATTTCCTTCCACTTTTTCTAAAATTCCGGGATCGACATTTCTTTTTTGAATGGTTTCAAAAACCTCTTTTGCTTTTTCTTTTTCTACCGGAACTGCATTTCGCAATTTCCCATTGATATCAATTGCATAGCCGCTCACATTTACGCCTTCCGGAAGCGGAAAAGTTAATCTGCCTTCCATCAAACGATTAGAATTATTTCTAAAAACCATCGTCACGGTATTGGTCGAGATACTGCCCGTAATTTTGGTTTCAATATTGAGTTTCTGAAGAACAACCTGATTATTCTTCCCGAAAGCTCCTTTGCCATCCGGCGTTTCTATCACCGGAATCTGAGCCCAGCAAACCATCGGAAACCATACTAAAAGTAAAAGCCATAAATTTTTCATATCAACTGCGTTTGAAGTTTAACAAATGTAATTATATATATTGATGCAGATATCAGAAAAAAGGTTGGAAATGATCAAAACTCTTTTATCATAAATTATTCAAAAGCTTTAATTTTAAAAAAATATTTAAAACTTTCGAAAGTCTGAGTTAACATAAATCATCAAGCAATACCTTTCTGATATAGCCTTTTTTAAGTATTTTTACCTCACAATAGATAAATGATTATAATGAGAAAAATCGTATTTGCAGGAATAATAGCTTTAGGAGGATTTGGAACAGCAAACGCACAATGCAAAACCGTATCTACCCTTACAGAAAATTTTGATGCGTGGAAAGAGATCAACAAATGCTGGACTGCTCAACAAGGAAAAGCAATGCTTTACGCAAGTGATAAAAAAATCGTATTTTATTCGATGACCAATCCCGGAGAAAATATGTATCTGGTGACTCCAAAAATTAAAGCCGGAAAATATACATTAACTCTTGATATTTCAGACAATGGTGGAGAAACAGCATTAGAATTATTCTCAATCAATAATATTTCTGATGCAAAATCTTATGTTTCAATAACTAAATCTTCAAAAATTGAGGGTGGAAAAAAAGCGTATGACATTTCTCTGAAAAAAGATTCAAACTTGGGACTGAAAGTTTTGCTGAATGGTGTACATCAAGCAGTTTATGTAGATAATTTTTCTTTAAAGCCTCGTAAATAAAACTTTTTAAAATCAGATTAGATTTAAATGGTTCGATATAATCTCCAAAGTCTTTTAGATTTTGGAGATTTTTTTAAATAAATGAAATCAAGTTTTAAAACTCTTATGATATTTAGATGTTCTGATTTTATATTTTTCAATCTTTTCTGAATTTTGAAATTGGTAGAAAATTGTATTTCATCTATATTTACAAAAAAAATCTATAACCTCAACAAATCAGCGTGAATGGATAATTTATTAAGTATTGTGACAATCATCTCGCTGTTCATTTCGTTTTTCCTGGCATTTTTTTTATTGACTGTGAAGACTGAGTACAAAATCAGTAATCGCCTTTTCGCCTTTTTTCTCATTATCACTTCGATTGATATTAGCGAACCTATAATCAGCCAAATAACTGAAGGTCCATCGAATCTTGGAATGTTTCGAACTTTGTTAGCTTTTTTACAGATTCCGGCTTTTTATCTGTATGTTTTGTCGGTTTGCTATTCTGATTTTAAGTGGAAAACCAAATATCTTGTTCATTTACTACCTTTTTTGATTGCGAATCTTGCTTTGGTGCCTCGTTTTTATTCGGTGGATTTGGCTTCGAAGTTTGATTTTATTGTCAACCGACAAGATATGATTGAGCTACAGTTCACTCATTGGCTATTTCATCTTCAGGTCGTGGTATATTTTACAGCTGTTTTTCTGCTGATGAGAAAGGCGAAGAAACTTTATCTGGAAAATAATTCGGGAGAAAGTCTTAGTTCTTACCATTGGCTGTTTCAGTTCACGAGTGTTTTGACGGTTTTTTATCTGGTTGTCATTCTTAAAAATATTTTCAAATTTTCCGATTATCCATACGTTTCCGATTGGATCAAAATCGGGATCTTGCTATCGCAACTTTTTATCATTTGCTGGTATCTGTACAAAGCGCTGAATAATCCAGGACTTTTCAGAAATATTGATTCGAAATTGAAACTCGTTTCCGACTTGATTTTGGAGGAGAAAAAGATCGAGCCGGAAACGTTGAATGAGGATCTCCTAAGACTGAAAAAATATATGATTGATGAAAAGCCATTTTTGAATCCGGCTTTGACGATTCAGGATATTTCAAAAGAAATCAATGTTCCTGTTCGCGAATTATCCGTTTTAATTAATCATCAATTGGGGCAACATTTTTATGATTTCGTCAATACGTACCGAATTGAAAATGCTATGGAAATTCTGAAAGATCCATCAAAATCTAAGATTACGATTCTTGAAATTTTGTATGAAGTAGGTTTTAATTCAAAATCTTCTTTCAATACGGCCTTTAAAAAACACACGGGAAACACACCAACTGAATATCGCAAATCACTGCAAGACAAAGCCTTGTAATTACTCGTACTTCTCGATTTAATCATTCCTACCAATTCTTTTTACGAAATCTGGACGAATACTTTTACTCGGTCGCACAGGATTTCGCACTTCCACATCTTTGTATCGAAATATTTATCAAACCTTAAATAACGATACAATGAAAACAATTTCTTACATCAGCCTTTTTCTATTATTCTTTACAAGCCTTCAAGCTTTTGCTCAGAAAAAAGACTACAGCTTTCTTACTGACAGTTTGAAAATTGATGAACAATTAGAAAAATACAAACTTCCGGGATTCAGCGTAGTTGTTTTTGAAAATTATAAGATTGTATATTCCAAACAATTCGGAGTAAAATCAGCAAATTCTCCTGAAAAAATTGATGAAAATACCGCATTTTCTACAGCATCTATATCAAAACCAATTACAGCGCTTCTTTGTTTTATTTTAGAAGAAAAAGGTTTAATTAATCTGAATGACCCGATTGACAAATCTCTAAAAAGATGGCATTTACCAAAAAGTAAATTCACAGAAAACAAAGTTCCGACCTGGAAACAATTTTTAAATCATACAGCCGGAACAACTCAAGATGGATTTGAAGACCATTATGAAGGTGAAAAAATCCCAACATTAGAAGAAAGTTTAATGGGTAAAATTCCGAGATATGATAAAGAAATCGAATTCCTTTTTGAGCCTGGAACCGATTGGCAATACAGTGGTGGCGGTTACACGATTATCCAAATGGCTTTGGAAGATAAATTCAATACAACGATTGCTGAATTAGCAAAAGAATATATTTTCGCTCCACTTGGTTTAAAACACACAACCATGATTCAGCCGAATGAAAAAGGATTTCTGGCAAATGTTGCTATGGTTCATGATAAAGACGGAAAAGTAATTAAAACAGGTTTGCCAATAACTCCACAAGTTGGTCCGTCAGGATTATGGTCAACTCCAAAAGAATTGGCAATCATTGCTATAGAAATTCAAAATGCTTTGCGCAATAAAAACAACAAAGTCGTTTCCCACAATGTAGCAAAAAAAATGACCAAAGTATCTGCTTTAAAAAATGCGGTTGGCGGATGGAGTTACGGTTGGCAAAAATCTTTTGGTTATAATAATTACGATTGGTTTGCTTGCAACGGCTCAAACACGGGAGTTGGCGGCAACGTGATGGGAACTATGAAAGACGG contains:
- a CDS encoding serine hydrolase, which codes for MKTISYISLFLLFFTSLQAFAQKKDYSFLTDSLKIDEQLEKYKLPGFSVVVFENYKIVYSKQFGVKSANSPEKIDENTAFSTASISKPITALLCFILEEKGLINLNDPIDKSLKRWHLPKSKFTENKVPTWKQFLNHTAGTTQDGFEDHYEGEKIPTLEESLMGKIPRYDKEIEFLFEPGTDWQYSGGGYTIIQMALEDKFNTTIAELAKEYIFAPLGLKHTTMIQPNEKGFLANVAMVHDKDGKVIKTGLPITPQVGPSGLWSTPKELAIIAIEIQNALRNKNNKVVSHNVAKKMTKVSALKNAVGGWSYGWQKSFGYNNYDWFACNGSNTGVGGNVMGTMKDGNGFAFLANGEKPNRFPVMGQTQRAILKLMNWKGNFHNEETQEIPSNLKEKLIGTYEDFLYGQKMETKIVEKNNRLYVESAILEHFKGKNENELVYLKNGLFKIIDYPNLLKFEFNDGKASSVTLSRGSMTDTIKIINKEKKIHKDH
- a CDS encoding AraC family transcriptional regulator; amino-acid sequence: MFRTLLAFLQIPAFYLYVLSVCYSDFKWKTKYLVHLLPFLIANLALVPRFYSVDLASKFDFIVNRQDMIELQFTHWLFHLQVVVYFTAVFLLMRKAKKLYLENNSGESLSSYHWLFQFTSVLTVFYLVVILKNIFKFSDYPYVSDWIKIGILLSQLFIICWYLYKALNNPGLFRNIDSKLKLVSDLILEEKKIEPETLNEDLLRLKKYMIDEKPFLNPALTIQDISKEINVPVRELSVLINHQLGQHFYDFVNTYRIENAMEILKDPSKSKITILEILYEVGFNSKSSFNTAFKKHTGNTPTEYRKSLQDKAL